The proteins below are encoded in one region of Methanosarcina barkeri 3:
- the alaS gene encoding alanine--tRNA ligase yields the protein MLEDEYQLEFFKNNGFVRKQCQSCGKFFWTRDPDRKTCGDAPCDPYTFIGNPVFSREFDISQMREYYLSFFEERGHTRINRYPVVARWRDDLYLTIASIADFQPFVTSGQVPPPANPLTISQPCIRLNDLDSVGRSGRHLTTFEMMAHHAFNKRDHEIYWKEHTLELCDELLSSLKLDPFAVSYKEEPWAGGGNAGPCVEVLVNGLELATLVFMDLKADKKGDILIKGETYSKMDNYIVDTGYGLERFVWASKGSPTIYDALFPGIVNELMGLAGLEHELDNSEYANILAQNARLAGFMDVSEQANLLELRKKVASSIGMTVEKLSSIMEPVEKVYSITDHTRCLTFMLGDGIIPSNVKAGYLARLVLRRTLRMMGDLDIHTPLSEIMDMHIQNMPEYPEFRENFPVIQDILESEEEKFRNTMERGRRIIQKSASHFKKTGEKIPLSQLTELYDSHGIPPEMAKEVASEIGVDVEFPDNFYSIIGELHNKAEEKEEEVVPFADRLKHLPKTKRSFYDEPTRLEFEAVVLDVFDNNIVLDNTFFYAEGGGQPADMGTITTGYAVYRVVDVQVYDGVIVHTVENSDGNLDVRKGDIVNGKVDERRRMTLARHHTATHIVNDAARKVLGKHIWQAGAQKFEDHSRLDLSHYKHISPEELKQIELLANRMVMENKRVITEWMPRTEAEQEYGFGLYQGGVPPGEKIRVVKVGDDVEACAGTHCVSTGVVGPIKILRTERIQDGVERVEFAAGVAAVRAMQKIDSLLTDSAKTLSVPPEQLPASVERFFGEWKDLKKENEKLKEEIARARVYRLLGGASEVAGLKVIAEFIPEADSLELQKTATELLKYEDVVTLLASDAEGVKLVASAGQKALSCGVNAGSLVREMSKLVSGGGGGKPALAMGGGTDPSRIQDALTRGLELVKEACK from the coding sequence ATGCTTGAAGATGAATATCAACTTGAATTTTTCAAAAATAACGGGTTCGTCCGGAAGCAGTGCCAGTCATGTGGCAAATTCTTCTGGACACGTGACCCTGACAGAAAGACATGCGGAGATGCGCCCTGTGATCCTTATACCTTTATAGGAAACCCAGTTTTTTCCAGGGAATTTGATATCTCCCAGATGCGTGAGTATTACCTCTCCTTCTTTGAGGAAAGAGGGCACACAAGGATCAACCGTTATCCTGTAGTTGCCCGCTGGAGGGATGACCTTTATCTTACAATTGCATCCATTGCAGACTTTCAGCCTTTCGTAACCTCAGGACAGGTTCCCCCACCTGCAAACCCCCTCACGATTTCCCAGCCCTGCATTCGACTGAACGACCTGGATTCGGTGGGCAGGAGCGGACGCCATCTTACAACCTTTGAAATGATGGCACATCACGCCTTCAATAAAAGAGATCATGAAATTTACTGGAAGGAACACACCCTGGAACTCTGTGATGAACTCCTTAGTTCACTTAAGTTAGATCCCTTTGCTGTAAGTTACAAGGAAGAACCCTGGGCAGGCGGAGGAAATGCAGGGCCCTGTGTCGAGGTTCTTGTGAACGGGCTTGAGCTTGCTACCCTTGTTTTCATGGACCTGAAAGCTGACAAAAAAGGTGACATTCTCATTAAAGGTGAGACCTATTCGAAGATGGATAACTATATCGTGGATACAGGATACGGACTCGAACGTTTTGTCTGGGCTTCTAAGGGCTCACCTACAATCTATGACGCACTTTTCCCTGGCATAGTGAACGAACTCATGGGTCTTGCAGGACTTGAGCATGAACTGGACAATTCCGAATATGCAAATATTCTGGCCCAGAACGCACGGCTTGCAGGGTTTATGGATGTCAGTGAACAGGCAAACCTTCTGGAACTCAGGAAAAAGGTTGCTTCAAGTATCGGAATGACCGTGGAAAAACTCTCGTCTATAATGGAGCCCGTAGAGAAAGTCTATTCAATTACTGACCATACACGCTGTCTGACTTTCATGCTTGGAGACGGGATTATTCCCTCAAACGTCAAGGCAGGGTACCTTGCAAGGCTTGTCCTCAGGCGGACTTTACGCATGATGGGTGACCTTGATATCCATACTCCGCTTTCCGAGATTATGGATATGCACATACAGAATATGCCGGAGTATCCCGAGTTCAGGGAAAATTTCCCGGTCATACAGGATATCCTGGAATCCGAAGAAGAGAAGTTCCGTAATACAATGGAGAGAGGTCGCAGGATCATTCAGAAATCGGCGTCTCATTTCAAGAAAACCGGAGAAAAAATTCCTTTATCCCAGTTAACTGAACTTTATGATTCCCACGGAATCCCACCCGAGATGGCAAAAGAAGTAGCATCCGAAATCGGAGTGGATGTAGAATTCCCTGACAACTTCTATTCCATTATTGGTGAGCTGCATAACAAGGCTGAAGAAAAGGAAGAAGAAGTCGTTCCGTTTGCAGATAGGCTTAAACACCTTCCGAAGACAAAGCGTAGCTTCTATGATGAACCCACACGCCTGGAATTCGAGGCTGTTGTTCTGGATGTCTTTGACAACAACATAGTACTGGATAACACCTTTTTCTATGCTGAAGGCGGAGGGCAGCCTGCAGATATGGGAACAATCACTACCGGGTATGCGGTATACAGGGTGGTGGACGTCCAGGTCTATGACGGTGTAATAGTACACACCGTAGAGAACTCTGATGGGAATCTTGATGTCCGCAAAGGTGATATTGTCAATGGCAAAGTAGACGAAAGGCGCAGGATGACTCTTGCAAGGCATCACACAGCAACCCATATTGTAAACGATGCAGCCAGAAAAGTCCTTGGAAAACACATCTGGCAGGCCGGTGCCCAGAAGTTTGAGGACCATTCGAGGCTTGACCTTTCGCATTACAAACATATCTCCCCTGAAGAACTGAAACAGATAGAGCTCCTGGCAAACCGCATGGTTATGGAAAATAAGCGTGTTATTACGGAGTGGATGCCAAGGACTGAAGCCGAGCAGGAATACGGCTTTGGGCTCTACCAGGGTGGAGTGCCTCCGGGAGAAAAAATCAGGGTTGTAAAGGTCGGAGACGATGTTGAGGCCTGTGCAGGTACGCACTGCGTCAGTACAGGAGTTGTCGGCCCGATCAAAATCCTGAGGACTGAGAGGATCCAGGATGGAGTTGAAAGGGTTGAGTTTGCAGCAGGAGTTGCAGCCGTACGTGCCATGCAAAAGATAGACTCTCTCCTGACCGATTCCGCAAAGACTCTGAGTGTGCCCCCAGAGCAGCTTCCTGCAAGTGTTGAGCGTTTCTTTGGGGAATGGAAAGACCTCAAGAAAGAAAACGAGAAACTTAAGGAAGAGATTGCTCGTGCCAGGGTTTACAGGCTGCTTGGAGGAGCTTCAGAGGTTGCAGGCCTCAAGGTTATTGCCGAATTCATTCCCGAAGCCGATTCTCTTGAACTCCAGAAGACCGCTACTGAGCTCCTGAAATATGAAGATGTGGTAACTCTTCTGGCAAGTGATGCCGAAGGGGTTAAACTCGTAGCTTCTGCCGGACAAAAAGCCTTAAGCTGTGGAGTCAATGCAGGCAGCCTTGTTCGCGAGATGTCGAAGCTTGTGAGCGGAGGCGGAGGCGGAAAACCTGCTCTTGCTATGGGTGGTGGAACTGATCCTTCAAGAATTCAGGATGCCCTTACCCGTGGGCTTGAACTCGTAAAAGAAGCTTGCAAATAA
- a CDS encoding YhbY family RNA-binding protein encodes MEKEKLYRLKAEANQLSPILNVGKNGITDSLVEELNKHIKANRLVKVRVLKSAEEGKDLKAIAEEIATATRSTVIEVRGRTVVLYR; translated from the coding sequence ATGGAGAAAGAAAAGTTGTACAGGTTGAAAGCTGAAGCAAATCAGCTTTCTCCTATTCTTAATGTCGGAAAGAATGGGATAACGGACTCTTTGGTTGAAGAACTGAATAAGCATATAAAAGCTAACAGGCTTGTGAAGGTAAGGGTATTGAAAAGTGCTGAAGAAGGAAAAGATTTAAAGGCTATCGCAGAGGAAATTGCTACAGCTACGAGATCCACTGTGATAGAGGTACGTGGAAGGACAGTGGTTCTATACAGGTAA